From Hyalangium ruber, the proteins below share one genomic window:
- a CDS encoding serine/threonine-protein kinase produces MSHSAAADIRIGTVLRDTYELTSLLGKGGMGSVFLARHLRLPGKQVAVKVLLHDEELSDEQFARFRREAEIASQLGHPNIVEVLDFHTLENGAPYMVMEYLRGESLGHRLKKGRMSIREAFSVARQMGSALQAAHRAGVVHRDLKPANVQLVPTDSEGMITERVKLMDFGISKLMGSQTLQTQEDVLMGTPRYMSPEQAMGKNKDIDARTDIFALGTIVYEMLSGDSPFAGATIAEVVYRVVNEPPESLAVRCPDLPARAVAAVDKALAKNPKDRFQDVATFIAELTGTPLQSLASLGPDPTPYSPRGALPPSNPSLHDDESASEATFVPARQSAAGAPAPAAQPASPNPAALADPSVEPGSTLAAFRAAEAAAPAAQPSLAVSVSRRPTDLSLPAVQPAAPQPAPPATPAPPVAAPAPRSNAKLGVAAVVAVVLLGVGIVGSRFLKTETPPSPPPETPTVTAPNPTIAQPPPVAPTPPPEVKPEPPPTTPPSTPPTVATTPTEPANTEPANTARPQTRPDKPEAVPESVRQELEEAERALTSGEFDKAIRLAQRSQQTRKTEAAYELLGRAYCHKGDLGNARAQWRNLSSKGKARLAKYCKPHDVNL; encoded by the coding sequence ATGAGCCACTCCGCCGCTGCTGACATCCGCATCGGGACGGTCCTGCGGGACACGTACGAACTCACTTCACTGCTGGGCAAGGGGGGCATGGGCTCCGTGTTCCTCGCCCGGCACCTGCGCCTGCCGGGCAAGCAAGTGGCGGTGAAGGTGCTCCTGCATGACGAGGAGCTGAGTGACGAGCAATTCGCGCGCTTCCGCCGAGAGGCGGAGATCGCCTCCCAGCTGGGCCACCCCAACATCGTCGAGGTGCTGGACTTCCACACCCTGGAGAACGGCGCGCCGTACATGGTGATGGAGTACCTGCGCGGCGAGAGCCTCGGGCACCGGCTGAAGAAGGGCCGCATGTCCATCCGCGAGGCCTTCTCCGTGGCCCGGCAGATGGGCTCGGCGCTGCAGGCGGCCCACCGCGCCGGCGTGGTCCACCGGGACTTGAAGCCCGCCAACGTCCAGCTGGTGCCCACCGACTCGGAAGGCATGATTACCGAGCGGGTGAAGCTCATGGACTTCGGCATCTCGAAGCTCATGGGCTCGCAGACGCTGCAGACGCAGGAAGACGTGCTCATGGGCACGCCGCGCTACATGTCGCCCGAGCAGGCCATGGGCAAGAACAAGGACATCGACGCGCGCACGGACATCTTCGCCCTGGGCACCATCGTCTACGAGATGCTCAGCGGAGACTCGCCATTCGCCGGGGCCACCATCGCCGAGGTGGTCTACCGCGTCGTCAACGAGCCGCCCGAGTCGCTCGCGGTGCGCTGTCCGGACCTGCCCGCCCGCGCGGTGGCCGCGGTGGACAAGGCGCTGGCCAAGAACCCGAAGGACCGCTTCCAGGACGTGGCCACCTTCATCGCCGAGCTGACCGGCACGCCGCTGCAGTCGCTCGCCAGCCTGGGGCCGGATCCGACGCCCTACTCGCCCCGGGGCGCGCTGCCGCCCTCCAACCCGTCGCTCCATGACGACGAGAGCGCCTCGGAGGCCACCTTCGTCCCCGCGCGCCAGTCCGCCGCCGGCGCGCCCGCCCCTGCTGCCCAGCCCGCCTCGCCGAACCCGGCCGCCCTGGCGGACCCAAGCGTGGAGCCCGGCTCGACGCTGGCCGCGTTCCGGGCCGCCGAGGCCGCCGCCCCCGCCGCGCAGCCCTCGCTCGCGGTGAGCGTCTCCCGGCGCCCGACGGACCTCTCGTTGCCGGCGGTCCAGCCGGCCGCGCCTCAACCCGCGCCTCCGGCCACGCCCGCGCCGCCCGTCGCGGCACCTGCCCCCCGCTCCAACGCGAAGCTCGGGGTGGCGGCCGTCGTGGCGGTGGTGCTCCTCGGCGTCGGAATCGTCGGAAGCCGGTTCCTCAAGACCGAGACGCCCCCGAGCCCTCCGCCCGAGACGCCCACCGTCACCGCCCCGAACCCAACCATCGCGCAGCCGCCCCCCGTGGCGCCGACGCCGCCCCCGGAAGTCAAACCGGAGCCGCCGCCCACCACGCCGCCGAGCACGCCTCCGACCGTGGCCACCACCCCCACCGAGCCCGCCAACACGGAGCCCGCCAACACCGCGCGTCCGCAGACGCGCCCGGACAAGCCCGAGGCCGTGCCCGAGTCGGTGCGCCAGGAGCTGGAGGAGGCCGAGCGCGCGCTGACCTCGGGAGAATTCGACAAGGCCATCCGCCTGGCCCAGCGCAGCCAGCAGACGCGCAAGACGGAGGCCGCGTACGAGCTGCTCGGGCGCGCCTACTGCCACAAGGGAGACCTGGGCAACGCGAGGGCGCAGTGGCGCAACCTGTCCTCCAAGGGCAAGGCGCGGCTGGCGAAGTACTGCAAGCCTCACGACGTCAACCTCTGA
- a CDS encoding DNA/RNA non-specific endonuclease, whose protein sequence is MAIRPTGPSPALIPSVKVGNTVASEQGSWNRSSAREAPIAQLQQKFGWAEGGWQAELLKAADAAGSTASRRGNGNVSAAEVDAYLAKPEDARFLTSTAVQQQRTALEQKLSGGARSVAVDGFDSDWQDAVARRADQLSGDANGQLSRAELDSFLNDMKAGRIQDTRWVPDQQTAMFESKVAETAGELDPLRPDGPTSGLSLVKEYMRLSADQPKNVPTFVSYLLSASDIQETPVDVDRDRSNFTRDPELGSDSVTASDYTGTEMDRGHMKPAEDSPTQEAMDESHLMSNIAPQHPNLNRQAWRTLEDAVNDLVRSSGGKAHILTGNLFLDAQGKPLPPEAVDTLGANARRVAVPTHQFKTVLLELPNGHLSMFAYMVPNVKDAPTKKEDITPFLANARTSVDHIEELLGQDLYAQLPKSVQARLETDSTAEVSFREASLYEAASLLWPQQRTP, encoded by the coding sequence ATGGCGATCCGTCCGACAGGCCCGAGCCCGGCGCTCATCCCCTCGGTGAAGGTGGGCAACACGGTGGCCTCCGAGCAGGGCAGCTGGAACCGCTCCAGCGCCCGCGAGGCGCCCATCGCCCAGCTTCAGCAGAAGTTCGGCTGGGCCGAGGGAGGCTGGCAGGCCGAGCTGCTCAAGGCCGCGGACGCCGCCGGCTCCACCGCCAGCCGCCGGGGCAATGGCAACGTGTCGGCCGCCGAGGTGGATGCCTACCTGGCCAAACCCGAGGACGCGCGCTTCCTGACCTCCACCGCCGTGCAGCAGCAGCGCACGGCCCTGGAGCAGAAGCTCTCCGGTGGCGCTCGCTCCGTCGCAGTGGACGGCTTCGACAGTGACTGGCAGGACGCCGTGGCGCGCCGCGCGGATCAGCTCAGCGGGGATGCCAATGGCCAGCTGTCACGCGCCGAGCTGGACTCCTTCCTGAACGACATGAAGGCGGGCCGCATCCAGGACACCCGGTGGGTGCCGGATCAACAGACGGCCATGTTCGAGAGCAAGGTGGCCGAGACCGCCGGAGAGCTGGATCCGCTGCGCCCCGACGGCCCCACCAGCGGCCTGTCGCTGGTGAAGGAGTACATGCGCCTGTCGGCGGATCAGCCGAAGAACGTGCCCACCTTCGTGAGCTACCTGCTGTCGGCCTCGGACATCCAGGAGACTCCGGTGGACGTGGACCGGGACCGGAGCAACTTCACGCGCGACCCGGAGCTGGGCAGCGACAGCGTGACGGCCTCGGACTACACCGGCACGGAGATGGACCGCGGGCACATGAAGCCGGCCGAGGACTCGCCCACGCAGGAGGCGATGGACGAGAGCCACCTGATGAGCAACATCGCCCCCCAGCACCCGAACCTCAACCGCCAGGCGTGGCGCACGCTGGAGGACGCGGTGAACGACCTGGTGCGCTCCAGCGGGGGCAAGGCGCACATCCTCACCGGCAACCTGTTCCTCGACGCGCAGGGCAAGCCGCTGCCGCCCGAGGCCGTGGACACCCTCGGCGCCAACGCGCGCCGCGTCGCCGTGCCCACCCACCAGTTCAAGACGGTGCTCCTGGAGCTGCCCAACGGGCACCTGAGCATGTTCGCGTACATGGTCCCCAACGTGAAGGACGCGCCCACGAAGAAGGAGGACATCACCCCCTTCCTCGCCAACGCACGCACCTCGGTGGACCACATCGAAGAGCTGCTCGGGCAGGACCTGTACGCACAGCTGCCCAAGTCCGTGCAGGCCCGGCTCGAGACGGACAGCACCGCCGAGGTGAGCTTCCGCGAGGCCAGCCTGTACGAGGCCGCCTCGCTGCTGTGGCCGCAGCAGCGGACTCCCTGA
- a CDS encoding arginyltransferase, with amino-acid sequence MANEIHHAIEEPGPCSYLPDQLSSLEQKVLTDVSPEEYEAMMERGWRRFGPVYFRPACQACAQCVTLRIPTATFHPNRSQRRARTACARFRVEVGPPRVDKERLALYHAWHAWREQEREWDASPIGEREYFLQFAFPHPCVREVAWYDDAAEGGPRLVALGICDETPHAWSAVYFFSHPDYAHCSLGTANVVKQVELARQRGIPHVYLGYRVSGCASLRYKAAFRPHELLEGRPGPDEAPRWSSAPESEKDDPSAP; translated from the coding sequence ATGGCGAACGAAATCCACCACGCCATCGAAGAGCCCGGCCCGTGCAGCTACCTGCCCGACCAGCTCTCTTCGCTCGAGCAGAAGGTCCTGACCGACGTGTCGCCCGAGGAGTATGAGGCGATGATGGAGCGCGGCTGGCGCCGCTTCGGCCCCGTCTACTTCCGGCCCGCCTGCCAGGCATGCGCTCAGTGCGTCACCCTGCGCATCCCCACCGCCACCTTCCACCCCAACCGCAGCCAGCGCCGCGCCCGCACCGCCTGCGCCCGCTTCCGCGTCGAGGTCGGCCCCCCTCGCGTCGACAAGGAGCGGCTCGCCCTCTACCACGCGTGGCACGCCTGGAGAGAGCAGGAGCGCGAGTGGGATGCCTCGCCGATCGGCGAGCGCGAGTACTTCCTCCAGTTCGCCTTCCCCCACCCCTGTGTGCGCGAGGTGGCCTGGTACGACGATGCGGCCGAGGGCGGGCCCCGCCTCGTGGCCCTCGGCATCTGTGACGAGACGCCCCACGCCTGGAGCGCCGTGTACTTCTTCTCCCACCCCGACTACGCCCACTGCTCCCTGGGCACCGCCAACGTCGTGAAGCAGGTGGAGCTCGCTCGCCAGCGCGGCATCCCCCACGTGTACCTGGGCTATCGCGTGTCCGGCTGCGCCTCGCTGCGCTACAAGGCCGCCTTCCGCCCCCACGAGCTGCTCGAGGGCCGCCCCGGTCCCGACGAAGCCCCCCGCTGGAGCTCCGCCCCGGAGTCCGAGAAGGACGACCCCTCCGCCCCCTGA
- a CDS encoding Ig-like domain-containing protein, translating into MSLRSPSLSWCLTLGTLLVGLTFGCGDSAQPPIPPPSKQLPDAAKSSVELSRTSNVRADGADEVSITVTVRKGDGVVMADRTVMLEVSGEGNTLRPASGKTNTEGVMTAKLVSTRGGAKQVTARVQTDGEPVVLSSRPTVEFVALQPKKLAFTAMPLEATAGALMSPVLEVSIQDETGATVREVVGTVTLELASGPGGGQPEGSLTVSAVDGVARFPELLFKKAGTGYSLRATSGALTAATSPLFDVVPAAASVLELSGLPASMTAGDTTSVDVTVKDAFGNLATNYRGTLRFSSTDGFAPMPAEHTFTEADAGRKTFTGLSLQRAGTQRVTVTDSVNPGLTVEAEVQVGAAATFRILFNRHPLSRFSVRAAMSEVEVIFLDRFENVTAVSGPAVSLALNPASGVLGGTTTLSPVDGRASFTDLSVTHEGTGYTLVATAGTFNSATSSAFNIVDDVAPAAPQLSQGTTAPTSIEVRWTAVGDDGVLGTATSQELRYSASNIVSDADFAAATPVATGTPQAGGSAEQATLTGLTPGSNYYVALKVTDSAGNSVRSATLPVSTPNPTVTQLVFTVQPVDTAADSVLPELKVALRDINGDTVTSATSAVTLTLRGGPTLTRTVNAVAGVASFPGLSITTAGTGYFFEATVGGTVPTAQSNAFAILPAAANHLELVGLVAPVGAGQPGSVQVTAYDAFNNIASGYRGTVRFTSNDAAATLPADFTFAAGDAGRKVFTNGVVLRTAGSRTVTVADTVNGTLTDSLTVDVVNGAATQLVLTASAASVTAGSPFSLEVTLRDSAGNIAIDYTGTVSFTSTETNGVIPSDYTFTALDAGQKTFSNVELRTAGPQSITARDIGNASLTDTESLTVNAAAVVSLAFSAPANATAGTAFSVTVSAIDTFNNVVSGYTGTVSFSSDDTQATLPANYTFTPGDAGSRMFSATFGTAGTQPLRVSDGTRNASASILVAPGAATRLALTGLEASLTAGTSDSVDVTAYDAFNNVATGYTGTVRFTSTDPAAVLPPNYTFTASDSGTQPFLVELRTGGPRVIAVTDTGNAALTDDEQTNVVAGSPAKLVFSQQPTNGTVRSTLNPVSVTLVDAYDNTTTATAPQVTVSLLGGGGNATLSGTRTVSPAGGVATFSALSIDQEATDFQLAASADDLIGATSTVFTVVDNLSPDLVVITATQSSATSVTVAWMAVGDDGSLGRASSYQLRYSTSPINSETDFASATEFPTGAPQNPGTSESVLVTGLTLDNDLYFALKVLDGAGNFSRSEDVMVGGSGPCSGVTCTPPATTCSADGTSVVSYTSACQEDTGTCQDTPTTTRCQSYETCSTGACVPVTPGSQAGQILISEFSALGSEFIELHNTTGVPLDVHGFTLRNAAGQMVTLRAVTDPNGTAGTPVTIGATGYLYGVANPSGAIPPGVGFVYGDPGTSFALADTGDALALYSAAPAGNLQDAVDFRSFVTNPDVPLTAADFVGFAGSSTQLDLSGTTAGGNDTATNWCVSFYEAGQRGSRITHSRGGANGRCKVAVINELFIDPSGGDDGKGFIEIAGPGGSVIGGARLIDVEGKGAQAGQPNTAVSFTFPAGTRIPADGILLVADAALSGVTLVPNFVNGVDVKTATLDPENNGGDSIQLVSAAIPATLLDAVGYDPAGANLDTNVASNGLAMYEGATALYLGPNGNSTVSLVRSPNSTDTDNNRNDFRSDPSSTPGLPNDTINLTVTGMTPDDAPSIAASTVVTVMGTDFGPGMRARFGTGAEGPCTVLGPTEATCTAAAGSATPTRVDVLFKNNVAIGTPDLTVGNAFTFTGSLNETGNTDEADYCNLQFPASFTVTTGQATPFLYGQLYEAGVTDGGGAPAGWIAEVGYGPTASSPLTTNTWRFFSAVHNTQVGNNDEFVGSFVAPAAGSYSYTFRFSSDNGIRWTYCDLNGAGSNTGVDFQTTQLGAMTVSN; encoded by the coding sequence ATGTCCCTTCGTTCCCCGTCGCTCAGCTGGTGCCTGACTCTGGGCACCCTCCTCGTGGGACTCACCTTCGGCTGCGGTGACAGTGCGCAGCCGCCCATTCCTCCTCCTTCCAAGCAGCTGCCGGATGCCGCCAAGTCCAGCGTGGAGCTGAGCCGTACCTCCAACGTGCGGGCCGACGGTGCCGACGAGGTCTCCATCACCGTCACGGTGCGCAAGGGGGACGGCGTGGTGATGGCGGACCGCACGGTGATGTTGGAGGTGTCCGGCGAGGGCAACACGCTCAGGCCCGCCTCGGGCAAGACGAACACCGAGGGCGTGATGACGGCGAAGCTGGTGTCCACCCGCGGGGGCGCCAAGCAGGTGACGGCCCGGGTGCAGACCGACGGCGAGCCGGTGGTGCTCAGCTCGCGGCCCACCGTCGAGTTCGTCGCGCTGCAGCCCAAGAAGCTGGCCTTCACCGCCATGCCCCTCGAGGCCACCGCGGGCGCGCTCATGAGCCCCGTGCTCGAGGTGTCCATCCAGGACGAGACCGGGGCCACGGTGCGAGAGGTCGTGGGCACCGTCACGCTGGAGCTGGCCTCGGGCCCCGGCGGCGGACAGCCCGAGGGTTCGCTCACCGTCAGCGCGGTGGACGGCGTGGCGCGCTTCCCCGAGCTCCTCTTCAAGAAGGCGGGCACGGGCTACTCGCTGCGGGCCACCTCGGGTGCGCTGACGGCGGCCACCTCTCCGCTCTTCGATGTGGTGCCCGCCGCCGCGAGCGTGCTGGAGCTCAGCGGGCTGCCGGCCAGCATGACCGCCGGCGACACGACCAGCGTCGACGTGACGGTGAAGGACGCGTTTGGCAACCTGGCCACCAACTACCGGGGCACGCTGCGCTTCAGCTCCACCGACGGCTTTGCGCCGATGCCCGCCGAGCACACCTTCACCGAGGCCGACGCGGGTCGGAAGACCTTCACCGGGCTGTCCCTCCAGCGCGCGGGCACCCAGCGGGTGACGGTGACCGACTCCGTCAACCCGGGCCTCACGGTCGAAGCGGAGGTGCAGGTCGGGGCCGCGGCGACCTTCCGGATCCTCTTCAACCGGCACCCGCTCAGCCGCTTCTCCGTACGCGCTGCGATGTCCGAGGTCGAGGTGATCTTCCTCGACCGCTTCGAGAACGTCACGGCGGTCAGTGGGCCCGCCGTCAGTCTGGCCCTCAACCCCGCAAGCGGGGTGCTGGGTGGCACGACGACGCTCTCCCCAGTGGATGGCAGGGCCTCCTTCACCGACCTGAGCGTTACGCATGAGGGCACCGGCTACACCCTCGTCGCCACGGCCGGCACGTTCAACAGCGCCACCAGCAGCGCGTTCAACATCGTCGACGACGTGGCCCCGGCCGCGCCGCAGCTCAGCCAGGGCACCACCGCTCCCACCAGCATCGAGGTGCGGTGGACCGCCGTGGGCGATGACGGCGTGCTGGGCACCGCCACGAGCCAGGAGCTGCGCTACTCCGCCTCCAACATCGTCTCGGACGCGGACTTCGCCGCGGCCACGCCGGTGGCGACGGGCACGCCCCAGGCCGGCGGCAGCGCGGAGCAGGCCACCCTCACCGGGCTCACCCCGGGCTCCAACTACTATGTGGCCCTGAAGGTGACGGACAGCGCGGGCAACTCGGTGCGCTCGGCCACCCTGCCCGTGTCCACGCCCAACCCCACCGTCACCCAGCTCGTCTTCACCGTCCAGCCGGTCGATACCGCCGCGGACTCGGTCCTGCCGGAGCTGAAGGTGGCGCTGCGTGACATCAACGGAGACACCGTGACCTCGGCCACCTCGGCGGTCACCCTGACCCTGCGGGGCGGCCCCACGCTCACGCGCACGGTGAACGCCGTGGCCGGCGTGGCCTCCTTCCCCGGTCTGAGCATCACCACCGCGGGCACTGGCTACTTCTTCGAGGCCACTGTCGGGGGCACGGTGCCGACGGCGCAGAGCAACGCGTTCGCCATCCTTCCTGCGGCCGCGAACCACCTGGAGCTGGTGGGCCTCGTGGCGCCTGTCGGCGCGGGCCAGCCGGGCTCCGTGCAGGTGACGGCGTATGACGCGTTCAACAACATCGCCTCCGGCTACCGGGGCACGGTGCGCTTCACGTCCAACGACGCCGCCGCCACCCTGCCCGCCGACTTCACCTTCGCCGCCGGGGATGCGGGCCGCAAGGTGTTCACCAATGGCGTGGTGCTGCGCACCGCTGGCAGCCGCACCGTCACCGTGGCGGACACCGTCAACGGGACGCTGACCGACTCGCTCACCGTGGACGTCGTCAACGGCGCGGCGACGCAGCTCGTGCTCACCGCGTCCGCCGCCTCCGTCACCGCCGGCAGCCCCTTCTCCCTTGAGGTGACGCTGCGCGACAGCGCCGGCAACATCGCCATCGACTACACGGGCACCGTCTCCTTCACCTCCACCGAGACCAACGGGGTGATTCCGTCCGACTACACCTTCACCGCGCTGGATGCGGGCCAGAAGACCTTCAGCAACGTGGAGCTGCGCACCGCCGGGCCCCAGTCCATCACCGCGCGGGACATTGGCAACGCCAGCCTCACGGACACCGAGTCGCTCACCGTGAACGCGGCGGCCGTGGTGAGCCTGGCCTTCTCCGCTCCGGCGAACGCCACCGCGGGCACCGCCTTCAGCGTCACCGTCAGCGCCATCGACACGTTCAACAACGTCGTCTCCGGCTACACCGGCACCGTGAGCTTCAGCTCGGATGACACTCAGGCCACGCTGCCGGCCAACTACACCTTCACCCCGGGCGACGCGGGCAGCCGCATGTTCAGCGCCACCTTTGGCACCGCGGGCACCCAGCCGCTGCGCGTCAGCGACGGCACGCGCAACGCCAGCGCCAGCATCCTCGTGGCGCCCGGCGCCGCCACGCGCCTGGCGCTCACCGGGCTGGAGGCCTCGCTCACCGCGGGCACGTCGGACTCCGTCGACGTCACGGCGTATGACGCCTTCAACAACGTGGCCACTGGCTACACCGGCACTGTGCGCTTCACCTCCACGGACCCCGCCGCCGTGCTGCCGCCGAACTACACCTTCACCGCCTCTGACTCGGGCACCCAGCCCTTCCTCGTCGAGCTGCGCACCGGCGGGCCTCGCGTCATCGCCGTGACGGACACGGGCAACGCCGCGCTCACGGACGACGAGCAGACGAACGTCGTCGCCGGCAGCCCCGCGAAGCTCGTGTTCTCCCAGCAGCCGACGAACGGCACCGTGCGCAGCACGCTGAACCCGGTCAGCGTGACGCTGGTGGATGCCTACGACAACACCACCACCGCGACGGCTCCCCAGGTCACGGTGTCCCTGCTGGGCGGTGGCGGCAATGCCACCCTGAGCGGCACGCGCACCGTGTCCCCGGCGGGCGGCGTGGCGACCTTCAGCGCGCTCTCCATCGACCAGGAGGCCACCGACTTCCAGCTCGCGGCGAGCGCCGATGACCTCATCGGTGCGACCAGCACCGTGTTCACCGTCGTGGACAACCTCTCGCCGGACCTGGTGGTGATCACCGCGACCCAGTCTTCCGCCACCAGCGTCACGGTGGCGTGGATGGCGGTGGGCGATGACGGCTCCCTGGGCCGGGCCTCCAGCTATCAGCTGCGGTACTCGACCTCTCCCATCAACAGCGAGACGGACTTCGCCTCCGCCACCGAGTTCCCCACGGGGGCGCCGCAGAACCCGGGCACCTCGGAGTCCGTGTTGGTGACGGGCCTGACCCTGGATAACGACCTCTACTTCGCCCTCAAGGTCCTCGACGGAGCCGGAAATTTCAGCCGCTCCGAGGACGTCATGGTGGGCGGGAGCGGGCCGTGCTCGGGGGTGACGTGTACTCCGCCGGCGACGACCTGTTCGGCCGATGGCACCTCGGTGGTGAGCTACACCTCCGCCTGCCAGGAGGACACGGGCACGTGCCAGGACACGCCGACCACCACGCGCTGCCAGTCGTATGAGACGTGCAGCACCGGGGCCTGCGTGCCGGTGACGCCGGGCAGCCAGGCGGGGCAGATCCTCATCAGCGAGTTCAGCGCCCTGGGCTCGGAGTTCATCGAGCTGCACAACACCACGGGCGTCCCCCTGGATGTGCATGGCTTCACCCTGCGCAACGCGGCGGGGCAGATGGTGACCCTCCGCGCTGTCACGGACCCGAACGGCACGGCGGGCACGCCGGTGACGATCGGCGCCACGGGCTACCTCTATGGCGTGGCCAATCCCTCCGGGGCGATTCCTCCGGGCGTGGGCTTCGTCTATGGCGATCCGGGCACGAGCTTCGCCCTGGCGGACACGGGCGACGCGCTGGCGCTCTACTCGGCGGCTCCGGCGGGCAACTTGCAGGACGCGGTGGACTTCCGCTCCTTCGTCACCAACCCGGACGTGCCACTGACGGCGGCGGACTTCGTGGGCTTCGCGGGTAGCTCCACGCAGCTCGACCTGAGCGGCACGACGGCGGGAGGCAACGACACGGCCACCAACTGGTGCGTGAGCTTCTACGAGGCGGGCCAGCGCGGCTCGCGCATCACCCACAGCCGGGGCGGTGCCAACGGCAGATGCAAGGTGGCTGTCATCAACGAGCTGTTCATCGATCCCTCGGGCGGGGACGACGGCAAGGGCTTCATCGAGATCGCCGGGCCGGGCGGCTCCGTCATCGGCGGCGCGAGGCTCATCGACGTCGAGGGCAAGGGCGCGCAGGCGGGCCAGCCCAACACTGCGGTGAGCTTCACCTTCCCCGCAGGAACCCGTATCCCTGCGGACGGCATCCTCCTGGTCGCCGATGCGGCTTTGAGCGGCGTAACCTTGGTGCCCAACTTCGTCAACGGCGTGGATGTGAAGACGGCCACGCTGGATCCGGAGAACAACGGTGGCGACAGCATCCAGCTTGTCTCCGCGGCGATTCCGGCGACCCTGTTGGATGCGGTGGGCTATGACCCCGCGGGGGCCAACCTGGACACGAACGTGGCCAGCAATGGCCTGGCGATGTACGAGGGCGCCACGGCGTTGTACCTGGGGCCGAACGGCAACTCGACCGTGTCCCTGGTCCGCTCGCCCAACAGCACAGACACGGATAACAACCGCAACGACTTCCGGTCGGATCCGTCGTCGACGCCTGGGCTGCCCAATGACACGATCAACCTCACCGTGACGGGCATGACGCCCGATGACGCTCCCAGCATCGCGGCTTCGACCGTCGTCACCGTGATGGGCACGGACTTCGGGCCGGGCATGAGGGCGAGGTTCGGGACCGGGGCGGAGGGCCCCTGCACCGTGTTGGGGCCGACCGAGGCCACCTGCACCGCCGCGGCGGGCAGCGCCACCCCGACTCGGGTGGATGTGCTTTTCAAGAACAACGTGGCCATCGGCACGCCGGACCTGACGGTGGGCAACGCCTTCACCTTCACCGGCAGCCTCAACGAGACGGGCAACACGGATGAGGCGGACTACTGCAACCTCCAGTTCCCCGCCAGCTTCACGGTGACGACGGGACAGGCGACGCCGTTCCTCTACGGCCAGCTCTACGAGGCGGGCGTCACGGATGGCGGCGGTGCGCCCGCGGGGTGGATCGCCGAGGTGGGCTATGGGCCGACGGCGTCGAGCCCGCTGACCACCAACACGTGGCGGTTCTTCTCGGCGGTCCACAACACGCAGGTGGGCAACAACGACGAGTTCGTGGGCTCGTTCGTGGCGCCGGCGGCCGGGAGCTACTCGTACACGTTCCGGTTCAGCTCCGATAACGGGATTCGCTGGACCTACTGCGACCTGAACGGGGCGGGCTCGAACACTGGCGTCGACTTCCAGACCACTCAGCTCGGTGCCATGACGGTCAGCAACTAG
- a CDS encoding L,D-transpeptidase — protein sequence MSSSLFRFLVVLLTLGTSLSASASNTPAADAFETYLNPPAPAADSFEPLPAPSRATPGNEVRALAHGRVETVDAKGGSLTLEHFYYENHELLRLRTQYTGLEAVTLPTGALVTRGHPLGRVAAKSQLSVTLHTTKALSAAEARAFLQSRARLPLPAKEPVLLLVSHTNYAMRLYERGREVTRVEVGFGQAEGRKQVRGDNRTPMGMYHVVQKHRGSFTGAYAEYYGGHWIRLNYPNPWDADRGLTQGLITREVRDRIARAWAERKATEASTRLGSGIGFHGWVGPWTLEETGGRLSWGCVVMHTPDITALYEKIPEGAMVVLF from the coding sequence GTGTCCTCGTCCCTCTTCCGCTTCCTCGTGGTGCTGCTGACCTTGGGAACCTCTCTCTCCGCGAGCGCCTCCAACACGCCCGCCGCGGATGCCTTCGAGACCTACCTGAATCCCCCCGCGCCGGCCGCGGACAGCTTCGAGCCACTGCCGGCCCCTTCCCGTGCGACTCCAGGGAACGAGGTTCGAGCCCTGGCCCACGGACGCGTGGAGACAGTGGACGCGAAGGGCGGCTCGCTGACGCTGGAGCACTTCTATTACGAGAACCACGAACTGCTGCGCCTCCGCACCCAGTACACGGGGCTGGAAGCCGTGACACTGCCCACGGGCGCGCTCGTCACACGCGGTCACCCCCTGGGCCGAGTAGCCGCAAAGTCCCAGCTCTCGGTGACGCTGCACACCACCAAGGCCCTCTCAGCCGCCGAGGCCCGTGCCTTCCTCCAATCCCGCGCCCGCCTGCCGCTGCCAGCGAAGGAGCCCGTGCTGCTGCTCGTCTCGCACACGAACTACGCGATGCGGCTGTACGAGCGCGGCCGCGAGGTAACGCGCGTGGAAGTGGGCTTCGGCCAGGCCGAGGGCCGCAAGCAGGTGCGCGGCGACAACCGCACGCCCATGGGCATGTACCACGTGGTGCAGAAGCACCGAGGCAGCTTCACCGGGGCCTATGCCGAGTACTACGGAGGCCACTGGATCCGCCTGAACTACCCCAACCCCTGGGACGCGGACCGGGGCCTGACGCAGGGCCTCATCACCCGCGAGGTACGAGACCGCATCGCGCGCGCCTGGGCCGAGCGCAAGGCCACGGAGGCCTCCACGCGCCTGGGCAGCGGCATCGGCTTCCACGGCTGGGTGGGCCCCTGGACGCTGGAAGAGACGGGCGGCCGACTCTCCTGGGGCTGCGTGGTGATGCACACCCCGGACATCACCGCGCTCTACGAGAAGATCCCCGAAGGCGCCATGGTCGTCCTCTTCTGA